One genomic window of Acidobacteriota bacterium includes the following:
- a CDS encoding DUF1203 domain-containing protein: MSFRILPLNMAEFAPLFRLSDEELAARRARRMAKGTGMPCRVSLADAEEGETVLLLNYTHLDVDTPYRASHAICVRENAREANLAIDEVPAAIRRRLVSARLFDEEGNIVGSDVFEGTELAGFLTQGFQRADVGFAHIHYARNGCFAAKAVRA; encoded by the coding sequence ATGTCATTCCGCATCCTTCCCCTGAACATGGCCGAGTTTGCGCCGCTGTTCCGCCTGAGCGACGAGGAACTGGCCGCCCGCCGCGCCCGGCGCATGGCCAAGGGCACCGGCATGCCCTGCCGCGTCAGCCTCGCCGACGCAGAAGAGGGCGAAACAGTCCTGCTGCTCAACTACACCCATCTTGACGTCGATACGCCCTACCGCGCCAGCCATGCCATCTGCGTGCGCGAAAACGCCCGCGAAGCAAACCTTGCCATTGACGAAGTACCGGCCGCCATCCGCCGGCGCCTGGTTTCCGCCCGTCTTTTTGACGAAGAGGGCAACATCGTCGGAAGTGACGTGTTCGAGGGAACTGAACTGGCCGGCTTCCTGACGCAAGGCTTCCAGCGCGCCGATGTCGGCTTTGCCCACATCCACTACGCCCGCAACGGCTGCTTTGCGGCGAAAGCCGTGCGCGCCTGA
- a CDS encoding integration host factor subunit alpha → MSNATVTRAEVTDAIVREVGVTRQESADLLDRTLELIGAALEHEEEVKLARFGNFVVRSKSAREGRNPKTGEEAPIAARRVVTFRPSPMLKTLVGRD, encoded by the coding sequence GTTACCGACGCCATTGTTCGCGAAGTCGGTGTGACACGTCAGGAATCGGCTGACCTGCTGGACCGCACACTCGAACTCATCGGCGCAGCGCTCGAACACGAGGAAGAGGTGAAGCTCGCCCGTTTCGGCAACTTCGTCGTCCGTTCGAAATCTGCGCGCGAAGGCCGCAATCCCAAAACCGGCGAAGAAGCGCCGATTGCCGCTCGCCGCGTTGTCACCTTCCGCCCTTCGCCGATGCTGAAGACGCTCGTCGGACGCGACTGA
- a CDS encoding MerR family transcriptional regulator, producing the protein MTALRSRIEKSQAAFRSIGEAASELGLETHVLRYWETRFPKDVRPIKRDDGRRMFRPEDMNALRAIRLLVHERGMTLKGAKAMLAEQGIDAVLDGSAKLSAAALEPVSSPARELQASVARAFAASPDAGAQQLRLEGALNQLTDIKSRIDAARARRAA; encoded by the coding sequence ATGACCGCACTCAGATCCCGGATCGAAAAATCCCAGGCTGCGTTCAGGTCGATTGGTGAGGCTGCGAGCGAGCTTGGTCTCGAAACGCATGTGCTGCGCTATTGGGAGACCCGTTTCCCGAAGGACGTGCGGCCGATCAAGCGCGATGACGGCCGGCGCATGTTCCGGCCGGAAGACATGAATGCCCTGCGCGCGATCCGCCTGCTGGTGCATGAGCGCGGCATGACGCTGAAAGGCGCGAAGGCGATGCTGGCGGAGCAGGGCATCGACGCCGTGCTGGATGGATCAGCGAAGCTGTCGGCTGCCGCGCTGGAACCCGTTTCAAGCCCCGCGCGCGAATTGCAGGCTAGCGTCGCGCGCGCCTTCGCTGCGTCGCCGGACGCCGGCGCGCAGCAGCTTCGTCTTGAGGGCGCGCTGAACCAGTTGACCGATATCAAGAGCCGTATCGACGCCGCCCGGGCCCGCCGCGCCGCCTGA